The Triticum aestivum cultivar Chinese Spring chromosome 5A, IWGSC CS RefSeq v2.1, whole genome shotgun sequence genomic sequence ACTGTGAAATTTTGCATATACATAGTATACATGTGCATGTGTGTTCAAAAAATAAATTTAGAATTTTTCAcgctccaaaaaaataaaaattgaaaaCGAGCTCACTGGAGCTCGGCCTCCGTTGGCATTTTTCCGGGTCTGATCTTCCCTTTTATTTCCTCTTTGAGTTATCAACCAATGGTATTACTAACGGGGAAGAGACACAAATCTATACGTCTGGTTGCTCCGATCGTTGCACGTATAAAGTGTTCAAGTCCTCAAGGCCATATATATAAGCGCACAAACCCGGGACATCAGATTCACCAAAGAAGCCAAACCTAGCAAGGGCCAGACAAGATGGCACGCGGACGCGGGTTCACGGGCTCCGACGCGCTGACGGCGCTCACCCACCGCCTCGCCGACCAGTTGTCGGTCACCAGGGAAAACCCCAGCAACGTCGCCTTCTCGCCGCTCTCTATCTACTCGGCTCTATCCCTGGTGGCCGCCGGGGCCCGCGGCGGCACCCTGGACGAGCTCCTCGCCGTCCTCGGCGCGAGCTCCCGCGACGAACTCGCCGCGAACGGCCGCTTCGTGGTGGAGCACGCGCTCGCCGACCGGTCGCCGTCGGGTGGGCCACGCGTCGCGTTCGCGTCCGGCGTGTGGCACGACGCGGGGCGGGCGCTGGAGCCGGCCTACAGGGAGGCCGTCGTCGCCTCCTACTTGGCCGAGATACGCGCCGTCGACTTCCGCAACAAGGTTAGTGTCTATGTCTCATCACGTCATATATACGTAGTTTGTATCCATGAATCCATCCATGGAGATTGACTGATTGCTGTCGATCGGTGCAGGCGGAGGAGTCGAGGGAAGAGATCAACAAGTGGGTCGCGGCGGCCACGGGCAAGCTCATCGACTCGATCCTCCCCCCGGAGTCGGTGAGCGAGGACACGGCTGTGGTGCTCGCCAACGCCATCTACTTCAAGGGCAAGTGGGAGACGCCATTCAAGAAGAAGAACACCAAGGTGGAGCGGTTCTACCTCCTGGACGGGACCGCCGTCGACGCGCCCATGATGCGCACCGGGCGGAGCCAGTACGTCGAGGAGCACGACGGCTTCAAGGTGCTCCGGCTGCCGTACGGGTCCCAGGACCCCGGCGCCTCCAAGAAGCGGCCACGCTCACGCCAAAGCGGCACCTCATCCAGAGACAATCCTGCACCACTGCCGCGGTACTCGATGTGCGTCTTCCTGCCGGACGCGCGCGACGGCCTGTGGGACCTCGTCGGCAAGATCGCGTCCAGCCCGAGCTTCCTGCGCGACCACCTGCCGGAATATGAGGTCGATGTCGACGAGTTCCGCCTGCCCAAGTTCAAGGTCTCCTTCTACGGCAAGCTGTCCTGTGTGCTTCGGGACATGGGACTCGTGGCCGCGTTCAAGGCCGACAAGGCTGACCTGACTGACATGGCGCCCGACGTCGAGGATGCCTCGGGGGAGCTAATAAAGCGGCTGGTGCTCAAGGACGTTTTCCACAGGGCGGTGGTCGAGGTGAACGAGGAAGGCACCGAGGCGGCCGCCGTCACCGTctgtgaggaggaagatgaatcggCCTGTCAGCCTGTCGATTTCATCGCCGACCATCCGTTTGCCTTCTTTGTGATCGAGGAGGTGTCCGGTGCCGTCGTCTTCGCCGGCCATGTGCTTGATCCTACAAAACACCAAGACACATTACACGACGTGGATTAGAAACTCGACTATATTTTGTATCTCCAATAGCCACCCGCCAACTAATGACTCGAGCTTgtgaatttttatttttatttttattttgcgaaGATTGGGAGTTTAAACTGGATTCTCTATTCAAAGAGAGAAATGAGTAGGCTAATTTGGACTATTACTATTCATTGCTCCGAACCCCGATTTTTATCCGACGAGCAGAAATCACTCGAGACCAAATCAAATGGCTAGAATCGCATCAAGCTCGAGATCGAACGGCCCAAAGTCTCTGAGACATGAGAGGATATCATATGAGCATGATAACTTAGAGTGTCTGTTGCGCACCCAGTCGTGTCAAAGGTGGACACAATTTCTTTTAATACAGTATATACCATCGAAGTCGCTCACATACACGAGCATATATACACTCATCCCTATAAGGCTATAATCAAATACACACATACACTACCTTCAATTGAGCACCTCTAAGAGAATGACCAGCACAACAGCTTAAGATTGATAAAGTCATCAAATGTATAAGCTATGGTAGAACGTATAGAGATTGAGGAATCGCACTCTCCCCTGGGGGTGCGTGGCTTCTCATTATATAGCATCGGTATTACATATACATGGTATATACGAAAGGGTAAGCTACAAACGTATATAACCTGgattctaacaccctccctcaatcttaacatgtgtcaagaaggttgagattgcgccgACAAACTTCAAACAAAGGAAGTGGCAATGGCTTAGTGAAAATGTCCGTAAGTTGATCTTTAGATGAGATGAACTTAATTTGTAGTAGCTTTTGTGCAACTCGTTCCCTCACAAAATGAAAGTCAACTTCGATATGCTTCGTCCTTACATGGAAGACAGGATTGGATGAAAGATATGTGGCTccaatgttatcacaccatagAACTGGAGGTATGTCTTGAGGAATACCCAACTCTCGCAGTAAAGATTGTACCCAAATAAGTTCGGCCGCAGCATTAGCAACAActttgtactcagcttctgtgCTACTCCGTGAAACGGTGGCTTGCTTgcgagcattccaggcgatcaaATTTGAACCAAAGAACACAGCATATCCCCCCGTAGATCGGCGATCATCAGGAcatcctgcccagtctgcatcagagaaggcaGACAACCCTCTAGAGGTGGTAGGCCGAAGAAGTAAACCGAAGGAGGCAGTGAGACGAACATAATGCAGAATGCGTTTGACTGCAAACCAATGCGTGTCACGGGGCTCGTGAAGATACTGGCAGACACGGTTAACCGCAAAAGCAAGGTCCGGTCGAGTAATGGTAAGATATTGTAGTCCTTCAACAATACTGCGATACTTTGTAGCGTCATCAGAAGAGAGAAGCACACCAACATCAGCAGACAGCTTCTCAGTCACAGTCATGGGTGTGGTGATAGGCTTACATTTCAACATACCCGCACGCCGAAGGAGGTCCATAGAATATTTCTTCTGAGTGAGAGAGAGACCACCAGCAGTATTAGTCACTTCTAAGCCCAAAAATAGTGAAGAGGACCAAGATCCTTAACAGCAAAGTCATGTCGAAGACTTAGTATGAGCTTGTCGGTGGCAGTAGACGAAGAACTGATGagaataatgtcatcaacatagaccatgttggaaatatgccctagaggcaataataaattagttattattgtatatatttcattgttcatgataatcgtttattatccatgctagaattatattgatagaaaactcagatacatgtgtggatacatagacaacaccatgtccctagtaagcctctagttgactagctcgttgatcaatagatggttacggtttcctgaccatggacattggatgtcgttgataacgggatcacatcattaggagaatgatgtgatggacaagacccaatcctaagcctagcacaaagatcgtgtagttcgtatgctaaagcttttctaatgtcaagtatcatttccttagaccatgagattgtgcaactgccggataccgtaggaatgctttgggtgtaccaaacgtcacaacgtaactgggtggctataaaggttcactacaggtatctccgaaagtgtctgttgggttggcacgaatcgagaccgggatttgtcactccgtgtaaacggagaggtatctctgggcccactcggtaggacatcatcataatgtgcacaatgtgatcaaggagttgatcacaggatgatgtgttacggaacgagtaaagagacttgccggtaacaagattgaacaaggtatcgggataccgacgatcgaatctcgggcaagtatcgtaccgctggacaaagggaattgaatatggaattgattgaatcctcgacatcgtggttcatccgatgagatcatcgtggatcatgtgggagccaacatgggtatcacggacatcacgaggagttctggaatggtccggaggtaaagattgatatataggaagtatggttttggccactggaagtgttccgggcatcactggtagtgtaccgggaccaccggaggggtccgggggtccaccgggaggggccaccagccccggaggcacacatgggccaagtgtgagaagggaccagcccctaagtgggcttgggcgcctccccaccaaggcccatgcgcctaaggggaagagggggcaaactctaagggcagatgggccctaaggcccatgcctggtgcgcctccctctccccctccacttggccgccaccccagatggggattggggctgccgccacccctagggtggaaaccctaggtgggggcgcagccctccctctccccctatatatagtggaggcaaaggggcagcccaacacatgaagttcctTCCCTGTTGgagcagccctacccctcttcctcatcgtctctcgtagtgcttggcgaagccctgctggagtcccgcgctcctccaccaccaccacgtcgtcgtgctgctgctggatggagtcttccccaacctctccttctccccttgctggatcaaggcgtaggaaacgtcaccgggttgtacgtgtgttgaacgcagaggtgccgtccgttcggcactaggatcatcggtgatttggatcacgacgagtacgacttcatcaaccccgttcacttgaacgcttccgcttagcgatctacaagggtatgtagatgcactctccttcccctcgttgctagattactccgtagattgatcttggtgatgcgtagaaaattttgaatttttgctacgttccccaacagtggcatcatgagctaggtctatgcgtagtttctatgcacgagtaaaacacaaagcagttgtgggcatcgattttgtcaatttacttgccgttactagtcttatcttgattcgacggcatcgtgggatgaagcggcccggaccgaccttacacgtactcttatgtgagactggttccaccgactgacatgcactagttgcataaggtggctagcgggtgtttgtctctcccactttagtcggatcggattcgatgaaaagggtccttatgaagggtaaatagaaattggcatatcacgttgtggttttcgtgtaggtaagaaacgttcttgctagaaacctatagcagtcacgtaaaaacttgcaacaacaattagaggatgtctaacttgtttttgcagcatatgccttgtgatgtgatatggccaaaaggatgtgatgaatgatatatgtgatgtatgagattgatcatgttcttgtaataggaatcacgacttgcatgtcgatgagtatgacaaccgacaggagccataggagttgttttaatttatttatgacctgcgtgtcaacataaacgtcatgtaattactttactttattgctaaagtgttagccgtagtagtagaagttaTAGATGACGaggcaacttcaagaagacacgatgatggagatcatgatgatgaagatcatggtgtcatgccggtgacaacgatgatcatggagccccgaagatggagatcaaaaggagcaaaatgatattggccatatcatgtcactatttgattgtatgtcatgtttatcatgttttacatcttatttgcttagaacgacggtagcttaaataagatgatccctcactaaaatttcaagaaaaatgttccccctaactgtgcaccattgcgaaggttcgttgtttcgaagcatcacgtgatgatcgggtgtgatagattctaacattcgaatacaacgggtgtaagccagatctACACACataatacacttaggttgacttgacgagcctagcatgtacagacatggcctcggaacacggaagaccgaaaggtcgagcatgagtcggatagaagatacggtcaacatgaagatgttcagcgatgttgactagtccgtctcacgtgatgatcggacacggcctagttgactcggatcatgtttcacttagatgactagagggatgtctatctgagtgggagttcattagatgaactcaattatcatgaacatagtctgaattgtcttcgcaaatatgttgtagataaatagctcacgttgtagctccctgtttcaatacgttcctagagaaagattaagttgaaagatattgtaagcaatgatgcggactaggtccgtagtccgaggagtgtcctcactgctacacagaaggcttacgtctttgatgcaccgctcgatgtgcaaacccctacaacgtcgtctgtggatgttgtgaacacctgacagacacatcctgatgactacttgatagtttagtgcaccatactttacggcttagaatcgggattccaatgatgttttgaacgccatagaacatatgagatgttccaagagctgaaattgggatttcaggctcatgcccgtgttgagaggtgtgagacctctgacaagttcttttgccaacaagatggaggagaatagctcagctagtgagcatgtgctcagaatgtctgggtgctacaatcacttaaatcaagtgggagttaaacttccagataagatagtgattgatagagttctctagccactatcactaagctactagatcttcgtgatgaactatgacatgcaagggatggagttgatcccggagctgttcgcggtgcttaagaccgcaaaaggtagaaatcaagaaggagcatcaagtgttgatggtctaacaagaccactggtttcaagaagggcaagggctagaagggaaacttcatggatggcaaaccagttgccgctccagtgaaggaacccaaggttgaacccaaacccgagactaagtgcttctattgtaaggggaacggtcactggtagcggaattaccccaaatgcatggtagataagaaggctggcaacttcaacaaagtatatacgtgttattaatgtgtacctcactagtactcctggtagcacctgggtattggataccggttcagttactattattggtgacttgaagcaaaagctacggactaaacggagactggctgagggcgaggtgacgatgtgtgttggaagtgtttccaaagttgatgagatcaccatcgcacgctccatctgccttcggaattagtattgaacctagataaatgttatcaggtgtctacgttgagcatgaatatgattagatcatgttcattgcaatacggtcattcatttaagttagagaataatggttattctgtttacatgaatgatacctttcatggtcatgcaccctatgtgaatggttcattgaatctcgatcgtggtgatacacatgttcacgccaaaagatgtagagttaataatgatagtaccattttcttgtggcactgccgcttaggtcatattggcgtaagatgcatgaagaaactccatattgatggatgtttggagtcacttgattttgaatcgcttgacacatgcgagccatgcctcatgggcaggatgactaagaccctgtttcaggtacaatgaaatgggcaagtgacttgttggaaatcatacatgctgatccaatgagaattgaagtgtgcggtggatatcactattttctcatcttcactgacgatttgagtagatataggtatacttacttaatgaagcacaagtctgaaacgtttgaaaagttcaagcgatttcagagtgaagttaacaatcatcataacaaagaagatcatgttcctacgatctaatcaaaaggggattttctgagttatgagtttggcaatcacttaagacattgtggaattgtttcacagttgaagccacctggaacaccacaaggtaatggtgtgtccggacgtcgtaatcgaaccctatgagatatggtgcgatctacgatgtctcttaccaatctaccattttcattttgaggttatgcgttagagacagctgcattcactttagataggacaccatctaagtccgttgagacgacatcgtatgaacattggtttggcaagaaaccaaagttgtcgtttcttaatgtttggggctgcgatgcttaaggcttcagccggagaaactcgaacccaaagcggacaaacacatcttcataggatacccaagggtgacagttgggtataccttctatctcagatccaagggcaaattgtttgtcgctaagaacgggtcctttctcgagaaggagtttctctcgaaagaattgagtgggaggaagatagaacttgatgaggttgtcgaacctttacttcaaccagagagtgacacaacacagaaagatgttttctgtggtgcctacgtctgttgaataggaagttaatgatagtgatcatgaagcttcagatcaagttgctatcaaacctcgtaggtcgacaaggatatgtactactcctaagtggtacggtaatcctgtcttagataccatgttgttagacaacaatgaacctacgatctatggagaagtgatggtgggcctgtattccgacaaatggttagaagccatgaaatccgagataggatccatatatcagaacaaagtatggaatttggtggacttgcccgatgaccggcaagccatagagataaatggatctttaagaagaagacggacgtgggcggtaatgttaccgtctatgaagctcgacttgtgggaaagaatcttttcaaaagttcaaggagttgattacgatgagaatttctcacccgtagcgatgcttaagtccgtcggaatcatgataGCATTAGTTGTATTTtccgattatgaaatcttacagatggatgtcaaaacaagttttcttaccagttttcgtaagaaaagttgtatgtgatacaataaaaggttttgtcgatcctaaggatgctaaaaggtatgctggctccagcaatccttctatggactagagcaagcatctcggaatcggaatatatgttttgatggagtaatcaaagcttttaggtttatacaatgtttgctagaaacttgtatttacaagaaagtgagtgggagcactacaacatttctgataagtatatgtggatgacatattgttgatccgaaataatgtagaatttctggaaagcataaacggttgtttgaagagtgtttttcaaaggaagacctggataaagctgcttacatattgggcatcaagatctatagagatagatcaagacgcctgatgatactttcaaagaacgcacaccttgacatgtttttgaaggagttcaaaatagatcagtcaaagaaggggttcttacctgagttgtaaggtgtgaagttgagtaagactcaaagcttgaccacggcagaagaaagaggaaggacgaaggtcgtcccctatgcttttgtcataggctctatacggtatgccatgctgaagtaccgcacctgatgtgtgccttgccacatgtctggcaagagggtacaaaggtgatctaggagtagatcaccagatagcggtcaaaattatccttagaggaataaggaaatgtttctcggttatggaggtgataaagagttcgacgtaaagagttacgtcgatgcaagcttaacacctatccggatagctctgagtagagataccggatacgtataatggagcaacaatttggaatagctccaagtggaacgtggtagcagcatctacgatatgacataaagttttgcgaaatacatagggatctgaatatggcaagacccgttgactacaacctctctcacaagcataacatgatcaaacccagaactctttgagtgtttatcacatagtgatgtgaactagatcattgagtctagtagactcttggatgttggtcacatggcgatgtgacctgtgagtgttaatcacatggcgatgtgaactagattattgactctagtgcaagtgggagactgttggaaatatgccctagaggcaataataaattagttattattatatatttcattgttcatgataatcgtttattatccatgctagaattgtattgataggaaactcagatacatgtgtggatacatagacaacaccatgtccctagtaagcctctagttgactagctcgttgatcaatagatggttacggtttcctgaccatggacattggatgtcgttgataacgggatcacatcattaggagaatgatgtgatggacaagacccaatcctaagcctagcacaaagatcgtgtagttcgtatgctaaagcttttctaatgttaagtatcatttccttagaccatgagattgtgcaactcccggataccataggaatgctttgggtgtaccaaacgtcacaacgtaactgggtggctataaaggttcactacaggtatctccgaaagtgtttgttgggttggcacgaatcgagaccgggatttgtcactccgtgtaaacggagaggtatctttgggcccactcggtaggacatcatcataatgtgcacaatgtgatgaaggagttgatcacgggatgatgtgttacggaacgagtaaagagacttgccagtaacgagattgaacaaggtatcgggataccaacgatcgaatctcgggcaagtatcgtaccgccggacaaagggaattgaatacgggattgattgaatcctcgacatcatggttcatccgatgagatcatcgtggatcatgtgggagccaacatgggtatccagatcccgctgttggttattgtcggagagttgtctcggccatgtctgcatgactcccaagcccgtaggg encodes the following:
- the LOC123104437 gene encoding serpin-Z2A; its protein translation is MARGRGFTGSDALTALTHRLADQLSVTRENPSNVAFSPLSIYSALSLVAAGARGGTLDELLAVLGASSRDELAANGRFVVEHALADRSPSGGPRVAFASGVWHDAGRALEPAYREAVVASYLAEIRAVDFRNKAEESREEINKWVAAATGKLIDSILPPESVSEDTAVVLANAIYFKGKWETPFKKKNTKVERFYLLDGTAVDAPMMRTGRSQYVEEHDGFKVLRLPYGSQDPGASKKRPRSRQSGTSSRDNPAPLPRYSMCVFLPDARDGLWDLVGKIASSPSFLRDHLPEYEVDVDEFRLPKFKVSFYGKLSCVLRDMGLVAAFKADKADLTDMAPDVEDASGELIKRLVLKDVFHRAVVEVNEEGTEAAAVTVCEEEDESACQPVDFIADHPFAFFVIEEVSGAVVFAGHVLDPTKHQDTLHDVD